ACATCTCTAAAATCTGTTCCAATTCGGATTCCTTCGAGAGGAACTGGAATTgggaaaattatttaaaaaagcaacagaaattgaaaaaatgtttaaaaaaacagaactgaaccCAATCCTGCGATGTGTTATTATTTGAGTGAAAGAACGCAGTGGTGTTTTGTAATGGAgcctcacgcacgcacacatgctGTTTGTAAGAGAGTTGGATGTTTTCAACACTGAAGCAGCTGGAGAGCAAGGGCAACACGCCCGCTGGTTATTGATACACATCTTCATAAGAACACAACAgggctctgtttattttaaaaaggtgtttatcTTGATTACAAATACATCTTATCAACAATACACACATGCACAATACAAGAAGAGTTTGAACTGttgtctttcatttaaaatgtgtaaaatatacatGTGGTTATATAACCCCACCCCCTGTTCAATAGCACCACCCCCTGTTCAATAACCCCACCCCCTGTTCAATAACCCCACCCCCTGTTCAATAGCACCACCTCCTGTCTCACTGCTCTTGACTGGGTTCCTGTGGTGCTGCCTCTATTGCTTCTGCTACTGTGTGCAATACTGTCCCGATCGCAGCTTCTTCTCTCAGTGCTGCTGCTACTGTACTGATCACTGCCCTTTGAGCTGCTCCTTCTCTTATTGCTTCCTTTGCAGCGTGCATTACTGCCCCTAGCGCTGTCTCTTCTCTTATTGCTCTAGATACTGTGTGTAATACTGCCCCTGCCTCAGCCCCTTCTCTCAGTGCTGCTGCTACTGCACTCATCACTGCCCCTAGTGCTGCCCTTTCTCCTCTCGCTTCAGCGGGCTTTTCATATGTGCTGATAAACTCATTGAATCTCTCTGCTTCTGGTCTGATGATTTCCTCGTAGCGCTGCCTGACCGCCTCTATCTCTCTCCTGTGTTTCTCCTcgtactctcccctctctctctcccccttctccaTGCAATCCTCCTTCTCTCGCTCcgccctttctctctcctctctctttctcctcagTTCTTCCTCCAGTTTGATCGTGTGATTCTCTCCCTGTTCTTTCCTCAGCTCTTCCTCCAGCTCTCTGAtcctctcctccagctctctgATCTTCTCGTCTCTTTTCTGGATTTCCAATCTCATCTTCGTTTTCATGTTCTCTAGTTCTTTCAGGTGCTTTGCCCtcagctcctcttcctccctcagtATTGTCTCTTCCTTCTCCTTCAGTATCTCCTCTTGTCTTTGTCTGATCTTCTCTTCTGCTTGCTGGTACATCTCACTGGTGTAGTAGCTGGGGTTGTTTCCCTTCACCATGTTGTCTATCTTGTCCAGGAGCTGTGTGACCTGAGTGCGATCGCTCCTGTCCTCATTGTTGAGAACATGGTACCTGTTCCCACATTTCTCAACAAGCTGCTGGAGCTCCTTGCTGCCTATCTGAATATAATCCTCAATGGTCTTGCCTTTCAGTTTGTCACCGTGTGTGAAAAGCAGCATCGTGTAGCTCCTCACAGCCTCCTCACTGAATATCTCCTGGACTGTCTCCAAGGATATGCAACTCTCTTCTACTATAGACTCACGGTGAGAGGCAATCGTTTGTTTTGTATACACGGGTATCACCAGGAGGAAAGCGTGGGGTCCCGGggcagacagagaaacacatctctCAATCTCAACCCAGTCTGCGTGTAACAAGTCTGGAGTGTTGACCACAGTGACCCGTCTCCCAGACACTTCCCCTGTTCTCTTCTCACACTCCTTTGTTACAGCAGAGAAGATGAATCCCGATCTTCCCTCCTCTCTGCCCAGGATGGTGTTTCCTGCTGCACTCTTCCCAGGCCAGTTTCCCCCAAGCAGCACGATCCTCAGCTCAGAGGCGCTGCGCAGCTCTTGAGAAACAGTTTCTTCAGCCATGATCCCCCGCCCTGTTAGAGAAAGAACAGTTTGCTCCTCTTAGAAATGAAAGCCAGGGCTGCTGCTGAGACACTAACGcgcgttttatttattgttgttttattttactttcactttgtaaTCACAGACGGGTGTGGTCATGGATTTTATACTGCAGATTATCCCACTCAATAAAGCAGGCAACGTCAAGAATATTTATAAGAAAAAGTTAATCTTTTTTATCAAataagattgtaaaaaaaaaaaaaaccaaacaaaacaaaaactatgaaCTGTAACAACTGAGCTCGTGTCGCTCGTTTGAACCTGAAACCGAAACTAAACCTTTTAtttcttcctttccttttttcCTGCAATCTAATAAAACTCTTGTTTCGATGCAGTCGGGTTATTATTACACCGCCCTCGACTTTAATAagacagtaatgtttttaaactcACCTTTTTGAAAACCTGCGgctgccaaccccccccccaccccctctctctctcctcctctctctcctctctctctctctctctctcatcgctcgctcctctctctccctctccctatccctctctcttcctctctctagGGGGCGCACCGCTACGAAAATTTTTTAGGATGCTACGCTGGGGCGGGGagggcggggcgggggggggggggggggcgtgtctCTAGGGCGTGACGTCGGGATAAACCGCACAGCCAGGTGCTGCAGCAACACACCGGCCCAGGAGCCGATGAAAGCAGCCGCTTGTGTTGCGTTAATAAGAAGGTGTCGCTGCTGCTCCTACACGGGATCGCATTTGCTCGAGTGCGCTGGCGAGGTTTCTTCAGATTGCAATGCGCGGATAATACGAGAATGAGATTTAAACAACAGGGACTGGAACCACTAGAAAAACCCACTTGCTTCAGAGGCTTCTCATTCCCAGTGCAAACTGGTTTTAACAGCGCGGTCCCCCGGGGCCGTGTCCAggcaacccccccaccccccaaaaaacaaaaaaacaaattaaaaacggTTTCTAAATAAGACGCCGCTAAATAAGAAATCAACTTTCCacacattttaaccaaaaaaatacaaaacccgcACCCGAATataacattgttttcattcatatttaaactttaaaaaaagacatttaaacacaacagCGGCCGCCGACTTAATAAGAAATCAACgcaatttagcaaaatacaaaattcaaacccgaagtgttttattcatttgtgtttaaacttttaaatataattagaaacatATATTAAGCCacccgataataataataataattacctgaTAACTTATTTTCTCCTCAGATTCCGCTTCATAAtcttgaccattttgtttttattatatcccGTTAACATTTTTCCCcggacccccccccccgcccccccccgcgTGTAAGCGAGGCTCGTCTCCTGTATTTATAGCCGCgtatattgttttaaactatatttattcGTGTCTTTGCTGTCGTTGTTTTAATCTTTAACTCCGCGCTGAAATATTCAGGCAGCGCCGCTTCAGCCGTTGAGATTCGAACTCCTCCAGTTTGAATCGGCAGCTCGCGCTGCTCCCGGTGCGCGCCGCTGTGTGCTGGTGACGCATTTTTGGCGGGCAATGGCTGCAGATGTGTAAACGGTACAAGCCCTCAATAAAAGCGCGGACTTACAGGTGTGGGTACAAGCAGCAGTAACCCCGGGGCTTCTCCTACCAGTTctctcctcttcagcagtcaGAGCCCTCATTTTCTCTCCCCCCGAGTTGCTCCCGTCTGCAGCGTCAGGGAGGCGTGTATCGGGGTTTGAACAGGTGGCATTACTGTGGGTTTGATGCGGAGCGGTGAACCCTCAAATACAGCCCCGGAGCGGGACCGCTGCAATGCGCGCACTCAGCACAGGCATCGAGAATGAAGCGACTGAAGAGCGGCTTTCTGAACTCGCAGCCAAAGCAACGCAGATTCACAAATACaatcaatgcaaaaaataaacccCGTGCATGCGAGTGATTGCAGGAAGAAGCGTTGCGGGTGATTCCACACATCATAACAAGGGAAAGGGGGGGCAGTAACAAGACAGTGGGGTCTGAATGGGTTAACATTAACAGCAGCCTGATATAAAACCGCAGCAGCGAGACCAGAACCTGCTGTTCTGTTACAGAGTCCCTCACAATGAGTGGGATACTGAACAGTGCAATATGTGCCCAGCAGCAGATAGGAGAGGCGTGTCATCCCACTGCAAGCTGGGACCAGGTGAGAGCTGAACCAACACCAGCACCCTTCCCCTCCCTGTATCCCAGGCCAGCGCTGCCAACCAGAACCTGCTCCCTGGGACTCCCACCTGCTTTAATGAAGGGGCTGATCACACACTGAACAACAACACAGGGAATAATCCCCATTGAAAGAGGCGTTGATCATTGAGAGCCCCCGAGGTCACTACAAACCCTGCAAACGCATGTGAATTGTGAAGGGCTGGTTATCCTGTATCCAGGCTCAGATTGGGGAATGAAGGGATCCACACACAGGCTTGCAGGTAGTCTATAGTGACACTTTTATTAATACACTGCTTGATGCACACACCTTATAGTCCTCTGCGATACACAGCATCTCGGTGCTCAGCTGCTGAAGGAGTATTCATTAGTGTTAAACTGGGTTTATTCATTATACACTGGAAAATTATATTCCACTTTTGAATAATACTCtatatgtgatttatattttattgttaaatatcaCTTAGTGAAAGCATATGAAACATTGCAGATTTATCAACAAGTCTAAGACAAACTTTCTTATTTcatttcaactaaaaaaaaaagtgacctgttagttaaaatataaaaatctatatttcttaagtcatacaaaaaaaaatcacagctcttaagctgagggaacactgAGTCACTTTGTGGCTTGTAacctggtttcaggagattaGGTTTCAGatcactgcacggcacaccaggggagacttggggtttgatacagcgaAGC
This window of the Polyodon spathula isolate WHYD16114869_AA unplaced genomic scaffold, ASM1765450v1 scaffolds_178, whole genome shotgun sequence genome carries:
- the LOC121308075 gene encoding GTPase IMAP family member 4-like, whose protein sequence is MAEETVSQELRSASELRIVLLGGNWPGKSAAGNTILGREEGRSGFIFSAVTKECEKRTGEVSGRRVTVVNTPDLLHADWVEIERCVSLSAPGPHAFLLVIPVYTKQTIASHRESIVEESCISLETVQEIFSEEAVRSYTMLLFTHGDKLKGKTIEDYIQIGSKELQQLVEKCGNRYHVLNNEDRSDRTQVTQLLDKIDNMVKGNNPSYYTSEMYQQAEEKIRQRQEEILKEKEETILREEEELRAKHLKELENMKTKMRLEIQKRDEKIRELEERIRELEEELRKEQGENHTIKLEEELRRKREERERAEREKEDCMEKGERERGEYEEKHRREIEAVRQRYEEIIRPEAERFNEFISTYEKPAE